Proteins encoded by one window of Desulfuromonadales bacterium:
- the gspG gene encoding type II secretion system major pseudopilin GspG — MKQSANSRSILRNERGFTLIEIMVVVVILGILAAVVVPRLLDRPEEARITKAKTDIKGIEQALGMFKLDNGYFPTTEQGLAALVEIPTVGRIPTRYPDGGYLKKVPVDPWGNPYVYISPGINDSFDIISYGSDGEPGGEGNNADINSWELE; from the coding sequence ATGAAGCAGAGTGCAAACAGCAGATCGATCCTGAGAAACGAACGGGGCTTTACGCTCATTGAGATCATGGTCGTGGTGGTGATTCTTGGGATTCTCGCCGCGGTTGTCGTGCCCCGTTTGCTCGACCGTCCGGAGGAAGCGCGGATCACCAAGGCGAAGACCGATATCAAGGGAATCGAACAGGCCCTCGGCATGTTCAAGCTGGACAACGGCTATTTCCCCACGACCGAGCAGGGGCTCGCGGCACTGGTCGAGATTCCGACCGTGGGACGCATTCCCACCAGGTATCCGGATGGCGGCTATCTGAAAAAGGTCCCGGTCGACCCCTGGGGGAACCCCTATGTGTACATCTCCCCCGGCATTAACGACAGCTTCGACATCATCTCTTACGGTTCCGACGGCGAACCGGGAGGCGAAGGGAATAATGCCGACATCAACAGCTGGGAACTGGAATAA
- the gspF gene encoding type II secretion system inner membrane protein GspF, with amino-acid sequence MPLFDYSGFDAGGKKVSGVTEAAGKRAALQKLRAEGIFATELHEESAAPKRRLRQFRLAGSVPAGELAGATRQLATLLGAGLPLDEVLASVAGQLEHHGLARALGRVREEVIQGEALHTALARHPRIFPVLYVNMVQVGESSGSLDQVLQRLADFLEDQARLKSRIRSAMAYPILMALIGTGVLFFLFAFVVPKVTRMLEDLDRALPLPTRLLIRGSDFLSAWWWLLLILLALAGFALQRYRRTEEGRLRLDRMALNAPLFGKLNLLIATSRFTRTLSTLLHSGVPMLTSLDICGNLLENRVLRQAIVDTTIAVREGEGLAAPLKRSGVFPPMVAQMAAVGEKSGEIESMLLRVSEAYEHQVEMSISGLLSLLEPLMILFMGTVVGFIVMAILLPIFEASQGMG; translated from the coding sequence GTGCCGCTTTTCGACTATTCCGGCTTCGATGCCGGCGGCAAAAAAGTCTCGGGGGTGACCGAAGCGGCCGGCAAGCGAGCCGCCCTGCAGAAACTGCGTGCCGAAGGAATTTTTGCCACCGAACTGCACGAGGAGAGCGCGGCGCCGAAGCGGCGCCTCCGCCAGTTCCGCCTTGCCGGGTCGGTGCCGGCTGGCGAGCTGGCCGGGGCCACCCGCCAGTTGGCCACTCTGCTCGGCGCCGGCCTGCCGCTCGACGAGGTTCTCGCCAGCGTGGCCGGCCAGCTTGAGCACCACGGACTGGCCCGGGCACTGGGCCGGGTGCGTGAGGAAGTCATCCAGGGCGAAGCCCTGCACACCGCCCTCGCGCGTCATCCTAGGATCTTTCCGGTCCTTTACGTCAACATGGTCCAGGTCGGGGAGAGCAGCGGCAGTCTCGATCAGGTGCTGCAGCGTCTGGCCGACTTTCTCGAGGACCAGGCGCGGCTGAAGTCGCGAATCCGGTCGGCCATGGCGTACCCGATCCTGATGGCCCTGATCGGTACGGGTGTGCTGTTTTTTCTTTTCGCCTTCGTCGTCCCCAAGGTGACCCGTATGCTTGAGGACCTCGACCGGGCGCTCCCGCTGCCGACCCGGCTGCTGATTCGCGGCAGCGATTTCCTCAGCGCCTGGTGGTGGCTGTTGCTGATCCTGCTGGCTCTGGCCGGATTCGCCCTGCAGCGCTACCGCCGTACGGAAGAGGGTCGTCTGCGGCTTGACCGGATGGCCCTGAATGCTCCCTTGTTCGGCAAGCTGAACCTGCTGATCGCCACCTCACGATTCACCCGCACCCTGTCGACCCTGCTCCACAGCGGCGTGCCGATGCTGACCTCCCTGGACATCTGCGGCAACCTGCTGGAGAACCGGGTCCTGCGCCAGGCGATTGTCGACACTACTATTGCGGTTCGCGAAGGGGAAGGACTCGCCGCCCCCCTGAAGCGCTCCGGCGTGTTTCCCCCCATGGTCGCGCAAATGGCCGCCGTCGGAGAGAAGAGCGGCGAGATAGAGAGCATGCTGCTGCGTGTCTCGGAAGCCTATGAGCATCAGGTCGAAATGTCGATCAGCGGCCTGCTCTCCCTTCTTGAACCCCTGATGATTCTGTTCATGGGAACCGTTGTCGGCTTTATCGTCATGGCCATCCTGCTGCCGATTTTTGAAGCCAGCCAGGGAATGGGCTAG
- a CDS encoding type II secretion system protein produces MRGFSLLETMIALAIIGIALVTLLGLGNRSINISGRLQKITQATLLAQEKMTEIELTAQAGNLDLQNQEGGFAAPFEIYRWRTDFEETPLAAVRMVTVTVLWGEEGKNELVELTSFVFHQGT; encoded by the coding sequence GTGCGCGGCTTCTCCCTGCTGGAGACGATGATCGCGCTGGCGATCATCGGCATCGCCCTGGTGACCCTGCTGGGTCTCGGCAACCGCTCCATCAACATCAGCGGCCGCCTGCAGAAGATCACCCAGGCGACCCTGCTGGCCCAGGAGAAAATGACGGAGATCGAGCTGACGGCTCAGGCCGGGAACCTCGACCTGCAGAACCAGGAAGGCGGCTTCGCCGCTCCTTTCGAGATCTACCGCTGGCGCACGGACTTCGAGGAGACCCCGCTGGCGGCGGTCCGGATGGTGACGGTAACCGTCCTCTGGGGGGAGGAAGGCAAGAACGAACTGGTCGAGCTCACCTCCTTCGTCTTTCACCAGGGCACATGA
- the gspN gene encoding type II secretion system protein GspN, whose translation MKIPRLAAFWKKRRAPLAPFGGQGFKFYLGVLALLLTGFLAGFYLFFPTSALQQRLELEIAARTPLDARIEAVSLLFPPGLQAEGIRLAGGRPPTEFTVNLVKLTPLWRTLTSSNPGFAFHAEVLGGQVDGSVRKSGSLAAQLQNLTFSAPVGEAFPVRLTGRLGKGEFAGALPLQAATETRLNLGFDQFEISGLSALGLASDTLALGTVSLVGTGRATALKIDRLSASGGSLEVTGDGTVMLATPLDRSRLNLNLVLRPGRQLDKSLADLLELFAQAGPDGSFSLRLTGSLRQVSFQ comes from the coding sequence ATGAAGATTCCGCGTCTTGCCGCCTTCTGGAAAAAACGAAGGGCCCCCTTGGCCCCGTTCGGCGGCCAGGGTTTCAAGTTCTACCTCGGCGTCCTGGCCCTGCTGTTGACCGGTTTCCTTGCCGGTTTTTACCTCTTTTTCCCGACCAGCGCCCTGCAGCAGCGGCTCGAACTCGAAATTGCCGCCCGCACGCCGCTGGATGCACGCATCGAAGCGGTCTCACTACTCTTCCCGCCGGGCCTGCAGGCAGAGGGTATCCGCCTGGCCGGCGGCAGACCGCCGACCGAATTCACAGTAAACCTGGTCAAGCTGACCCCCCTCTGGCGGACTCTGACCAGCAGCAATCCCGGTTTCGCTTTTCATGCCGAAGTCCTTGGCGGTCAGGTAGACGGCAGCGTGCGCAAAAGCGGCAGCCTTGCGGCTCAGCTGCAAAATCTGACCTTTTCTGCGCCGGTGGGGGAAGCCTTCCCTGTTCGCCTGACCGGTCGACTCGGCAAAGGTGAATTCGCCGGCGCCCTCCCCCTGCAGGCCGCCACTGAAACTCGCCTCAACCTGGGCTTTGACCAATTCGAAATCAGTGGTCTCTCGGCACTCGGGCTCGCAAGTGATACCCTTGCCCTGGGGACGGTCTCCCTGGTTGGCACCGGGCGTGCCACTGCCCTGAAGATAGATCGCCTGAGTGCCAGCGGCGGCAGCCTGGAGGTCACCGGAGACGGAACCGTCATGCTCGCCACGCCGCTGGACCGAAGCCGATTGAATCTCAACCTGGTGCTGCGTCCCGGCCGCCAGCTCGACAAATCGCTTGCCGACCTGCTCGAGCTCTTCGCCCAGGCCGGGCCAGATGGCTCATTCAGTTTGCGGCTCACCGGCTCCCTCAGGCAAGTAAGTTTCCAGTAG
- a CDS encoding type II secretion system protein: protein MPTSTAGNWNKESGFTLIELTIVVLLLGLFSALVIPRLPGVGADGLKSSARRIAGTVKYFFNEAALSGRPHRLEYNLDEGTFRVRRLEADGELVELSGTGREQRLKGQVRFKDIAIPGRGSFSQGEVATEIQPVGWVEETVVHLEEEDGRTLTLRIMPYTGTTEVFDGYREFD, encoded by the coding sequence ATGCCGACATCAACAGCTGGGAACTGGAATAAGGAGTCCGGCTTCACCCTGATCGAGTTGACGATCGTCGTCCTGCTGCTCGGGCTGTTTTCCGCGCTGGTGATACCCAGGCTGCCGGGGGTGGGTGCTGACGGCCTGAAGAGTTCGGCCCGGCGGATCGCCGGCACGGTCAAATACTTCTTCAACGAAGCGGCCCTCTCCGGACGTCCGCACCGACTGGAATACAACCTGGACGAGGGGACCTTCCGCGTCCGGCGCCTCGAGGCCGATGGCGAGTTGGTCGAGTTGAGCGGAACCGGCAGGGAACAGCGGCTCAAGGGGCAAGTGCGGTTCAAGGATATCGCCATCCCCGGCCGGGGCAGCTTCAGCCAGGGGGAGGTCGCTACCGAGATCCAGCCAGTCGGCTGGGTGGAGGAAACCGTCGTCCATCTCGAAGAAGAAGATGGCCGCACGCTGACCCTGCGGATCATGCCCTACACCGGAACCACCGAGGTCTTCGACGGCTATCGGGAGTTTGATTGA
- the gspE gene encoding type II secretion system ATPase GspE gives MLRWKRLGEILQEEFKIPARRIEEALARQPEAGRRLGEILLGMKVLTPELLAGALASQQGCPFIETIPPEPPGVELLDLVPINFAKEYRIFPMERSEGRLTVAVADPLDVRPLNDLAALTGDAIEICVTTPEEILRAINRGYERRAGEAQEFVHDIGGGPADSLSRDLEPADLLDASDEAPIIRFVNSLITQGYKERASDIHIEPFETELIVRYRIDGILYEVLRPPHKAQASIISRLKIMANLNIAEKRLPQDGRFRVRIAGKDVDVRVSTLPTAFGERVVLRLLDKSSNVLTLEDLDMGEALLRQVVGMISKSHGIFLVTGPTGSGKTTTLYAALTRLNNREKNIITVEDPIEYQLAGVGQIQVNPKIHLTFAAGLRSILRQDPDIIMVGEIRDGETAEIAVQSALTGHMVFSTLHTNDAAGALTRLVEMGIEPFLAASSIVGILAQRLVRKICPDCRQSYQPSLEVVREMGLADAVPAGATFYRGEGCPKCMGIGYRGRTGIYELLTVDEQVRDLLLQNKDAASIKAASMRKGMKTLRDAGLAKALAGETSIEEVLRVTQEEV, from the coding sequence ATGCTACGCTGGAAACGCCTCGGCGAAATCCTGCAGGAGGAATTCAAGATACCTGCCCGGCGCATCGAGGAGGCCCTTGCCCGCCAGCCCGAAGCCGGCCGCAGGCTTGGTGAAATCCTCCTCGGCATGAAGGTCCTTACCCCCGAACTGCTGGCCGGGGCACTGGCCAGTCAGCAGGGGTGTCCCTTCATCGAGACGATCCCTCCCGAACCACCCGGCGTCGAACTGCTCGATCTGGTCCCGATCAACTTTGCCAAGGAATACCGCATCTTTCCCATGGAACGCAGCGAGGGACGGCTGACGGTGGCGGTAGCCGACCCCCTCGACGTCCGCCCGCTCAACGACCTGGCGGCGCTGACCGGCGACGCCATCGAAATCTGCGTGACCACCCCCGAAGAGATCCTGCGTGCCATCAACCGGGGGTACGAACGCCGGGCCGGCGAAGCCCAGGAGTTCGTCCACGATATCGGGGGTGGCCCGGCCGACAGCCTGAGCCGCGATCTCGAACCGGCCGACCTTCTTGACGCCTCGGACGAAGCGCCGATCATCCGTTTCGTCAACAGCCTGATCACCCAGGGGTACAAGGAGCGGGCCAGCGACATTCACATCGAGCCTTTCGAAACCGAACTGATCGTCCGCTATCGCATCGACGGTATCCTCTACGAGGTGCTGCGCCCGCCGCACAAGGCCCAGGCCAGCATCATCTCGCGCCTGAAGATCATGGCCAACCTCAACATCGCCGAAAAGCGCCTGCCCCAGGACGGCCGTTTCCGGGTACGCATCGCCGGCAAGGACGTCGATGTGCGCGTCTCCACCCTGCCGACCGCCTTCGGCGAGCGGGTGGTGCTGCGCCTGCTCGACAAGTCCTCCAACGTGCTGACCCTGGAGGACCTCGACATGGGCGAGGCCCTGCTCCGGCAGGTGGTCGGCATGATCAGCAAGAGCCACGGCATTTTCCTGGTCACCGGGCCGACCGGTTCGGGCAAGACCACCACCCTCTACGCCGCCCTGACCCGGCTCAACAACCGGGAAAAGAATATCATTACCGTCGAAGATCCCATCGAATACCAGCTGGCCGGCGTCGGCCAGATCCAGGTCAACCCGAAGATCCATCTGACCTTCGCCGCCGGCCTGCGCTCGATCCTGCGCCAGGACCCGGATATCATCATGGTCGGCGAGATCCGCGACGGCGAGACGGCGGAGATCGCCGTGCAGTCGGCCCTTACCGGTCACATGGTCTTTTCGACCCTGCACACCAACGACGCCGCCGGCGCCCTGACCCGCCTCGTGGAGATGGGGATCGAGCCGTTTCTGGCCGCCTCCTCCATCGTCGGCATTCTCGCCCAGCGCCTGGTGCGCAAGATTTGCCCCGACTGCCGGCAGAGCTACCAGCCGTCGCTCGAGGTTGTCCGCGAAATGGGCCTGGCCGACGCAGTGCCGGCCGGCGCCACCTTCTATCGCGGCGAGGGTTGTCCCAAGTGCATGGGGATCGGCTACCGGGGCCGCACCGGCATTTACGAGCTGCTGACCGTCGACGAACAGGTACGCGACCTGCTGCTGCAGAACAAGGATGCGGCCAGCATCAAGGCGGCGTCGATGCGCAAAGGGATGAAGACCCTTCGCGATGCCGGCCTGGCCAAGGCGCTGGCCGGGGAGACCTCCATCGAGGAGGTCCTGCGCGTCACCCAGGAGGAGGTCTAG
- the gspK gene encoding type II secretion system minor pseudopilin GspK yields the protein MVLLLVLAVVALLSALLSEFAFSTLVDLRLTETFRDRTRAYYLAKGGVTVGQMLLKMDTNPGYDAYAPEELWSLGVSSYPVGEGYISVAIEDLGGKLNINSLVDASGQNPIGVSRIRFKRFFTNLGETDPEGLTAALIDWIDTHPDLDADPDNGAPGAEADYYLRQTPPVRIADRPLRSLDELALVRGFTPDLIRRIEPHVTVHGSSSDNTKINVNTASAEVLMAYAMDSGDPFITREAAEQIIERRRSQPFKTIGELIELNNIGGLQNLLRTDLTVTGGFYHIRSTAEVNDGVRRIEAFVDKSKGKLLYQKVD from the coding sequence ATGGTCCTGTTGCTGGTGCTGGCGGTGGTCGCCCTGCTGAGCGCCCTGCTGAGCGAGTTCGCCTTTTCCACCCTGGTCGACCTGCGGCTCACCGAAACCTTCCGCGACCGGACGCGGGCCTACTACCTGGCCAAGGGGGGCGTCACCGTCGGCCAGATGCTGCTGAAGATGGACACCAACCCCGGATACGATGCCTACGCCCCCGAAGAGCTCTGGTCCCTGGGGGTGAGCAGCTATCCCGTCGGCGAAGGGTATATTTCGGTCGCCATCGAAGATCTCGGCGGGAAACTGAACATCAACTCGCTGGTCGACGCGTCCGGGCAGAACCCCATCGGCGTCAGCAGGATTCGCTTTAAACGGTTTTTCACCAACCTGGGGGAAACCGACCCGGAAGGGTTGACCGCCGCGCTGATCGACTGGATTGATACGCACCCGGACCTTGACGCCGACCCTGACAACGGGGCGCCCGGTGCCGAGGCTGACTACTACCTGCGGCAGACTCCGCCGGTGCGCATCGCCGATCGGCCGTTACGCTCCCTGGACGAACTGGCGCTGGTGCGCGGCTTCACTCCGGATCTCATCCGTCGGATCGAACCGCACGTGACGGTGCACGGCAGCAGCAGCGACAACACCAAAATCAACGTCAACACCGCCAGCGCCGAAGTGCTCATGGCTTATGCCATGGATTCCGGGGATCCGTTCATTACGCGGGAGGCGGCGGAACAGATCATCGAACGACGGCGCAGCCAGCCGTTCAAGACGATTGGCGAACTCATCGAGCTCAACAACATCGGCGGTCTGCAGAACCTTTTGCGAACCGATCTCACCGTAACCGGCGGGTTCTACCATATCCGCTCCACGGCCGAGGTCAACGACGGCGTCAGAAGGATCGAAGCGTTCGTCGACAAGTCCAAGGGCAAGCTTCTCTATCAGAAGGTGGATTGA
- the gspL gene encoding type II secretion system protein GspL, which translates to MGKRFIGIEFDDRCVRVAILSEEKGRISLVSADKRSVADTEELLQCLPELLGGERRLGDRLAAALPAREGFIRQLKFPFAEPRKIAAALELELGAQLPVAIESCTSDFQQPFAVSDGSWDVMAAAVRTDVIQDFLAPLDSAGFVLSILDLEPFAYAAGLAELFPGGLLVSVKEQSITIALLQNGRVASYRLLPVAASLTEDARAQLVLRESAALQGAAGCSDLPFCLIGPGASAALIERLESAGGRLQTPPVTGDERPVDREFLPAVALARRATITERGNSFNFRRGPFAPKSEWLALKRGLFFATALLVLSGLALGTAAWLNYSGKASRAEALNQEMIRIYRETFPGEPTVVDVPRQMRGKISEMQKKNALYGADSSRSALSVLREISERLPQDLVVDIRELNYTPEAVMFEGSTASFDAVNRLAKALEQSPTFGPPQIADSKMSLDGSRVDFRLNLPFSEEKKQ; encoded by the coding sequence ATGGGCAAACGATTCATCGGCATCGAATTCGACGACCGCTGCGTTCGGGTCGCCATCCTCAGCGAAGAGAAGGGACGGATCAGCCTCGTCTCGGCCGACAAGCGCTCCGTTGCCGACACCGAAGAGCTTTTGCAGTGCCTGCCGGAGCTCCTCGGCGGCGAAAGGCGTCTTGGCGACCGGCTGGCCGCGGCCCTGCCGGCCAGGGAGGGCTTCATCCGGCAGTTGAAATTCCCCTTCGCCGAGCCGCGCAAGATCGCCGCCGCTCTCGAACTGGAGCTGGGTGCGCAGTTGCCGGTCGCCATCGAGAGCTGCACGAGCGATTTCCAGCAACCCTTCGCCGTCAGCGATGGCAGTTGGGACGTCATGGCCGCCGCCGTGCGCACCGATGTCATCCAGGATTTTCTGGCACCTTTGGACTCTGCCGGGTTTGTGCTTTCGATCCTCGACCTGGAGCCCTTCGCCTACGCCGCCGGCCTGGCCGAGCTGTTCCCCGGGGGCCTGCTGGTGTCCGTGAAGGAACAGTCGATCACCATTGCCCTGCTGCAAAACGGCAGAGTCGCCAGCTACCGCCTGTTGCCCGTCGCCGCCAGCCTGACGGAGGACGCCCGGGCGCAGCTCGTGCTGCGTGAGTCAGCCGCCCTGCAGGGTGCCGCCGGCTGCAGCGATTTGCCGTTCTGTCTGATCGGTCCGGGTGCCTCAGCGGCCCTGATCGAGCGGCTGGAGAGCGCCGGCGGTCGGCTGCAAACGCCGCCGGTGACCGGCGACGAGCGTCCGGTCGACCGGGAATTCCTGCCGGCTGTCGCCCTGGCCCGGCGAGCGACGATAACGGAGCGCGGCAACAGCTTCAACTTCCGGCGCGGGCCCTTCGCTCCGAAAAGCGAATGGCTCGCGCTGAAGCGGGGGCTGTTTTTTGCCACTGCCCTTCTGGTCCTTTCCGGCCTGGCCCTCGGCACGGCCGCCTGGCTCAATTACTCCGGCAAGGCTAGCCGGGCTGAAGCACTGAACCAGGAGATGATCCGCATCTATCGGGAGACGTTCCCCGGCGAACCGACCGTCGTCGACGTCCCGCGGCAGATGCGCGGCAAGATCAGTGAGATGCAGAAAAAAAACGCACTCTACGGCGCCGACAGCAGCCGCTCGGCCCTTTCCGTGCTTCGCGAAATTTCCGAGCGTTTGCCCCAGGATCTGGTCGTGGATATCCGGGAGCTCAACTATACGCCCGAGGCGGTCATGTTCGAAGGATCGACAGCTTCCTTCGATGCGGTCAATCGCCTGGCCAAGGCACTGGAGCAGTCACCCACATTCGGGCCTCCCCAGATTGCCGACTCCAAGATGAGCCTCGACGGCAGCCGGGTCGACTTCCGCCTGAACCTGCCCTTCAGCGAGGAGAAAAAACAATGA
- the gspM gene encoding type II secretion system protein GspM encodes MIAQLSRREQIAVAVGVVAVLAAVLYLGIIAPYRNALKQLDSKITSRQRQIREVEALRREFLVLQQRQSAAEERLEKGGAFSLFPFVEGLVGQLAAKENLLSMRPQPPVPRESLLEDSVEVRLEKVRLDQVIRLLYAVDTADALMQVKNLRLKTRFDDRTRFDATMTVAAFGRTR; translated from the coding sequence ATGATCGCACAACTGAGCCGCCGAGAGCAGATAGCTGTCGCCGTAGGCGTCGTTGCAGTGCTGGCGGCGGTTCTCTACCTGGGGATCATTGCCCCTTACCGCAACGCCCTGAAGCAGCTCGACAGCAAGATCACCTCGCGCCAACGGCAGATCCGGGAAGTCGAAGCGCTGCGCCGGGAATTCCTGGTGCTGCAGCAGCGGCAATCCGCAGCAGAAGAGCGGCTTGAAAAGGGTGGAGCGTTTTCCCTGTTCCCCTTCGTGGAAGGGTTGGTCGGACAGCTCGCCGCCAAGGAAAACCTCCTCTCCATGCGTCCGCAGCCCCCCGTTCCCCGGGAGAGCCTGCTCGAGGATTCGGTGGAGGTTCGCCTGGAAAAGGTCCGCCTCGACCAGGTGATCCGTCTGCTTTATGCCGTCGATACGGCCGATGCCCTGATGCAGGTGAAGAATCTGCGGCTCAAGACCCGCTTCGATGATCGCACGCGTTTCGATGCCACCATGACCGTCGCCGCCTTCGGGAGAACCAGATGA
- a CDS encoding type II secretion system protein GspJ, with product MNRPQQGFTLVEILVAVSISSILLVTIYGVFTTMSNARIRVETAGEGYHQARVIFDRIGREIRSSYVDPSAQETRMQGGIDDRGTPFLALATTAGTPRHGVTSGVVLVRYELRQAVGETAEKPSLFRSETPVLAEDESPIVYRLASGIEALQMRFLDNGEWREEWPPDTSSSPPQAVEISLSLVIDETAVPFRSTFEVPDVGPN from the coding sequence ATGAACAGGCCACAGCAAGGGTTTACCCTGGTCGAGATCCTGGTTGCGGTCAGCATCAGCAGCATATTGCTGGTCACCATCTATGGCGTCTTCACCACCATGAGCAATGCCAGGATCCGGGTGGAGACCGCAGGTGAAGGGTATCACCAGGCACGGGTCATCTTCGATCGCATCGGCCGGGAAATCCGCAGCAGTTATGTCGACCCCAGTGCTCAGGAGACCCGGATGCAGGGCGGGATCGACGACCGGGGCACCCCTTTTCTGGCCCTGGCCACCACCGCCGGCACGCCCCGGCATGGGGTGACGAGCGGCGTCGTCCTGGTCCGCTACGAACTGCGGCAGGCGGTCGGCGAAACGGCCGAAAAACCATCCCTGTTCCGCAGCGAAACGCCTGTGCTGGCCGAGGACGAGTCACCCATCGTCTACCGGCTGGCGAGCGGCATCGAAGCATTGCAGATGCGTTTTCTGGACAACGGCGAATGGCGGGAAGAATGGCCGCCGGATACCAGTTCTAGCCCGCCGCAGGCCGTCGAGATCAGCCTGTCCCTGGTGATCGACGAGACCGCCGTCCCGTTCCGCTCGACCTTCGAGGTCCCCGACGTCGGGCCGAACTGA